From the genome of Castor canadensis chromosome 4, mCasCan1.hap1v2, whole genome shotgun sequence, one region includes:
- the Scly gene encoding selenocysteine lyase isoform X2 — MEAAAVPRRDARGRAASPPGGCQEKNPRERKVYMDYNATTPLEPEVIQAVTEAMQEAWGNPSSSYTAGRRAKDVIKSAREALAKMIGGKAQDIIFTSGGTESNNLVIQSVVKQFHENQASKGDTVEQHSPGDGTKPHFITCTVEHDSIRLPLEHLVEEQMAVSKVNGQAEVEDILAAVRPTTCLVTIMLANNETGVIMPVPEISQRIKALNQRRTACGLPRILMHTDAAQALGKRRVDVEDLGVDFLTIVGHKFYGPRIGALYVRGLGKLTPLYPMLFGGGQERNFRPGTENTPMIAGLGKAAELVTKSCEVYEAHMRDVRDYLEERLQAEFGKKRIHLNSQFPGTERLPNTCNFSIQGPQLQGYMVLAQCQTLLASVGAACHSDHGDQPSPVLLSCGIPFDVARNALRLSVGRSTTRAEVDLVVQDLKQAVDRLEAQT, encoded by the exons ATGGAGGCGGCCGCGGTGCCGAGGAGGGACGCGCGGGGACGGGCAGCGAGTCCGCCCGGAGGCTGCCAAGAGAAGAACCCGCGGGAGAG GAAGGTGTACATGGACTACAACGCAACAACTCCCCTGGAGCCAGAAGTCATCCAGGCTGTGACCGAGGCCATGCAGGAAGCCTGGGGGAATCCCAGCAGCTCTTACACAGCAG GTAGAAGGGCCAAGGACGTTATAAAGTCTGCGCGAGAAGCCCTTGCGAAGATGATAGGCGGGAAGGCTCAGGACATCATCTTCACTTCTGGGGGCACTGAG TCAAATAATTTAGTAATCCAGTCTGTGGTGAAACAGTTCCACGAAAACCAAGCCTCAAAGGGGGACACAGTTGAGCAGCACAGTCCTGGGGATGGGACCAAGCCCCATTTCATCACTTGCACAGTGGAACACGACTCGATCCGCCTGCCCCTGGAACACCTCGTGGAAGAACAAATGGCCG TGTCCAAGGTGAATGGGCAGGCAGAGGTTGAGGACATCCTTGCAGCTGTCCGCCCCACCACGTGCCTCGTGACCATCATGCTGGCCAATAATGAGACTGGCGTGATCATG CCTGTCCCTGAAATCAGCCAGCGCATCAAAGCCTTGAACCAGAGGCGGACAGCGTGTGGTCTGCCTCGCATTCTCATGCACACGGATGCTGCTCAGGCCTTGGGGAAAAGGCGTGTGGATGTGGAGGACCTGGGCGTGGACTTCCTGACGATCGTGGGGCACAAG TTCTATGGTCCCAGGATTGGTGCACTTTACGTACGAGGGCTCGGTAAACTTACCCCCCTGTACCCTATGCTGTTTGGAGGTGGACAAGAACGGAATTTCAGGCCAGG GACGGAGAACACCCCCATGATTGCCGGCCTAGGGAAG GCAGCTGAGCTGGTGACCAAGAGCTGTGAGGTTTATGAGGCTCACATGAGGGATGTCCGTGACTACCTGGAGGAGAGGCTGCAG gCTGAATTTGGTAAGAAGAGAATCCATTTGAACAGCCAGTTTCCAGGGACAGAGCGGCTCCCCAACACCTGTAACTTTTCCATCCAGGGGCCCCAGCTTCAAG GCTACATGGTACTCGCACAGTGCCAGACACTGCTGGCCAGCGTGGGGGCTGCGTGTCACTCGGACCATGGGGACCA GCCATCCCCAGTGCTGCTGAGCTGTGGTATCCCCTTTGACGTGGCCAGGAATGCACTCCGGCTCAGCGTGGGTCGCAGCACCACCAGGGCCGAGGTGGACCTCGTCGTGCAGGACCTGAAGCAGGCAGTAGACCGGTTGGAGGCTCAGACCTAA
- the Scly gene encoding selenocysteine lyase isoform X1, translated as MEAAAVPRRDARGRAASPPGGCQEKNPRERKVYMDYNATTPLEPEVIQAVTEAMQEAWGNPSSSYTAGRRAKDVIKSAREALAKMIGGKAQDIIFTSGGTESNNLVIQSVVKQFHENQASKGDTVEQHSPGDGTKPHFITCTVEHDSIRLPLEHLVEEQMAAVTFVPVSKVNGQAEVEDILAAVRPTTCLVTIMLANNETGVIMPVPEISQRIKALNQRRTACGLPRILMHTDAAQALGKRRVDVEDLGVDFLTIVGHKFYGPRIGALYVRGLGKLTPLYPMLFGGGQERNFRPGTENTPMIAGLGKAAELVTKSCEVYEAHMRDVRDYLEERLQAEFGKKRIHLNSQFPGTERLPNTCNFSIQGPQLQGYMVLAQCQTLLASVGAACHSDHGDQPSPVLLSCGIPFDVARNALRLSVGRSTTRAEVDLVVQDLKQAVDRLEAQT; from the exons ATGGAGGCGGCCGCGGTGCCGAGGAGGGACGCGCGGGGACGGGCAGCGAGTCCGCCCGGAGGCTGCCAAGAGAAGAACCCGCGGGAGAG GAAGGTGTACATGGACTACAACGCAACAACTCCCCTGGAGCCAGAAGTCATCCAGGCTGTGACCGAGGCCATGCAGGAAGCCTGGGGGAATCCCAGCAGCTCTTACACAGCAG GTAGAAGGGCCAAGGACGTTATAAAGTCTGCGCGAGAAGCCCTTGCGAAGATGATAGGCGGGAAGGCTCAGGACATCATCTTCACTTCTGGGGGCACTGAG TCAAATAATTTAGTAATCCAGTCTGTGGTGAAACAGTTCCACGAAAACCAAGCCTCAAAGGGGGACACAGTTGAGCAGCACAGTCCTGGGGATGGGACCAAGCCCCATTTCATCACTTGCACAGTGGAACACGACTCGATCCGCCTGCCCCTGGAACACCTCGTGGAAGAACAAATGGCCG CGGTCACTTTTGTCCCAGTGTCCAAGGTGAATGGGCAGGCAGAGGTTGAGGACATCCTTGCAGCTGTCCGCCCCACCACGTGCCTCGTGACCATCATGCTGGCCAATAATGAGACTGGCGTGATCATG CCTGTCCCTGAAATCAGCCAGCGCATCAAAGCCTTGAACCAGAGGCGGACAGCGTGTGGTCTGCCTCGCATTCTCATGCACACGGATGCTGCTCAGGCCTTGGGGAAAAGGCGTGTGGATGTGGAGGACCTGGGCGTGGACTTCCTGACGATCGTGGGGCACAAG TTCTATGGTCCCAGGATTGGTGCACTTTACGTACGAGGGCTCGGTAAACTTACCCCCCTGTACCCTATGCTGTTTGGAGGTGGACAAGAACGGAATTTCAGGCCAGG GACGGAGAACACCCCCATGATTGCCGGCCTAGGGAAG GCAGCTGAGCTGGTGACCAAGAGCTGTGAGGTTTATGAGGCTCACATGAGGGATGTCCGTGACTACCTGGAGGAGAGGCTGCAG gCTGAATTTGGTAAGAAGAGAATCCATTTGAACAGCCAGTTTCCAGGGACAGAGCGGCTCCCCAACACCTGTAACTTTTCCATCCAGGGGCCCCAGCTTCAAG GCTACATGGTACTCGCACAGTGCCAGACACTGCTGGCCAGCGTGGGGGCTGCGTGTCACTCGGACCATGGGGACCA GCCATCCCCAGTGCTGCTGAGCTGTGGTATCCCCTTTGACGTGGCCAGGAATGCACTCCGGCTCAGCGTGGGTCGCAGCACCACCAGGGCCGAGGTGGACCTCGTCGTGCAGGACCTGAAGCAGGCAGTAGACCGGTTGGAGGCTCAGACCTAA